The Paeniglutamicibacter sulfureus genome includes a region encoding these proteins:
- a CDS encoding ArsR/SmtB family transcription factor — MHADNFETTPPIEPEFIELAGEVLGLLSDPTRIRIVFALEHGEELSVGELAKLVEKSPSGVSQHLARLRMARMVTTRQDGTKVLYKLIDHHPSKVIREAVRQAEHSVTTGGQVPRHHEARA; from the coding sequence ATGCACGCGGACAACTTTGAGACCACCCCACCGATCGAACCCGAATTCATCGAGCTGGCCGGGGAGGTCCTTGGCCTGCTCTCGGACCCCACCCGCATCCGGATCGTGTTCGCACTCGAACACGGCGAGGAGCTCTCGGTGGGCGAGTTGGCCAAGCTGGTCGAGAAGTCCCCCTCGGGCGTGTCCCAGCACCTGGCCCGGCTGAGGATGGCCCGCATGGTGACCACGCGCCAAGACGGCACCAAGGTGCTCTACAAGCTGATTGACCACCACCCCAGCAAGGTGATCCGCGAAGCGGTCCGGCAGGCGGAACACTCGGTCACCACGGGAGGGCAGGTCCCCCGGCACCACGAGGCCCGGGCCTGA
- a CDS encoding peptidase, whose translation MKKARMETAATTGEGLTVGIPGHGSFTVTEEALRMITVFGGQLHCYQADGGCRKQGLYFSRTVPKKALQCLVSGPRPGTTSPDGATGQDSEEVMISVSRELAPKLDGAVLEFGSYNKMQRFLWLATPAVKGPACTCRRSVGSPAGKKLSLS comes from the coding sequence ATGAAAAAGGCCAGAATGGAGACGGCGGCCACGACCGGCGAAGGCCTCACGGTGGGCATTCCCGGCCATGGCAGCTTCACTGTGACCGAGGAAGCGCTGAGGATGATCACCGTGTTTGGCGGGCAACTGCATTGTTACCAGGCAGACGGCGGCTGCCGAAAGCAAGGCCTGTATTTCTCACGGACAGTACCGAAGAAAGCTCTCCAATGCTTGGTCAGTGGCCCGCGACCTGGCACAACGTCCCCCGATGGAGCGACCGGGCAGGACAGCGAAGAAGTCATGATCAGTGTCAGCCGCGAACTTGCACCCAAACTCGACGGGGCGGTCTTGGAGTTCGGTTCATATAACAAGATGCAACGTTTCCTCTGGCTGGCCACCCCCGCTGTTAAAGGACCGGCCTGTACCTGCCGGCGCTCCGTCGGCTCCCCGGCAGGAAAAAAACTCTCCTTGTCTTGA
- a CDS encoding glycoside hydrolase family 16 protein codes for MLLDEGFDENTLDASLWNTCHWWQDDGCTIATNNELEWYLPHQVKVSEGALHLTAERSAISASDGKDYRFTSGMVTTGPPAHQRAPKLAFTYGKVEVRFRLPAGRGLWPAIWLLPASENSRPEIDMLEVTGEDTGRLRMHLHPKDDSAPSIGKDYLLPGGASLAGGWHTIDLDWSPGRLDFILDGKRVWRLDGKEVPDEPMYLVMNLAVGGEYPGDPDQSTQFPATMSIDHVRIRRND; via the coding sequence ATGCTGCTGGACGAGGGGTTCGACGAAAACACGCTGGATGCCTCCCTCTGGAACACCTGCCACTGGTGGCAGGACGACGGATGCACCATAGCGACCAACAACGAACTCGAATGGTACCTTCCGCACCAGGTCAAGGTCTCCGAAGGAGCACTTCACCTGACGGCCGAGCGCAGTGCGATATCGGCATCCGACGGCAAGGACTATCGCTTCACCTCGGGCATGGTGACGACCGGGCCGCCGGCCCACCAGAGGGCACCCAAGCTGGCCTTCACGTATGGGAAGGTCGAGGTGCGGTTTCGCCTGCCCGCCGGCCGGGGCCTGTGGCCAGCCATCTGGTTGCTTCCCGCCAGCGAGAATTCCCGACCCGAGATAGACATGCTGGAAGTAACCGGTGAGGATACGGGACGCCTGCGAATGCACCTGCATCCCAAGGACGACTCGGCCCCATCCATCGGGAAGGACTATCTCCTGCCGGGAGGGGCTTCCCTGGCCGGCGGTTGGCACACCATCGACCTGGACTGGTCCCCGGGCAGGCTGGATTTCATCCTCGATGGAAAGCGGGTATGGCGACTGGACGGCAAGGAAGTGCCGGACGAACCGATGTACCTGGTGATGAACCTGGCCGTCGGGGGCGAGTATCCGGGGGATCCGGACCAAAGTACCCAGTTCCCCGCCACCATGAGCATTGACCATGTCCGGATTCGACGCAATGACTGA
- a CDS encoding DUF418 domain-containing protein → MSILAVYGVLFLVGIPLTRLRTPVLALLTGILMVAAPLAWMGVLVLRGERFRGTPILLSGNPLEILDGILVTGPYPALVWIVPLVAGLTLSRLDLRHRRLQLILLFGGMAAAAGGIMLSRLLIGVTGIDPTSGGFARLLASFDHSQAPLWLLSGIGSAVAVIGMLLLVEPWLERHARPLIHLGRLSFTMYVMHLVLLAVFVRPDPHTTGEGIAFAALISAFCIICAHLWVPARGQGPLERLLRLPARTGPNPATTSSGHHG, encoded by the coding sequence GTGTCCATCCTGGCGGTGTACGGTGTGTTGTTCCTCGTGGGGATACCGCTCACCAGGCTGCGCACCCCGGTTCTCGCCCTGCTCACCGGCATCCTCATGGTTGCCGCGCCCTTGGCCTGGATGGGCGTGTTGGTCCTTCGCGGGGAGAGGTTCCGCGGAACCCCGATCCTGCTCTCCGGCAATCCGCTGGAAATCCTCGACGGAATCCTGGTGACAGGTCCCTACCCGGCGCTCGTGTGGATCGTCCCGCTGGTGGCCGGCCTGACCCTCAGCCGGTTGGACCTGCGCCATCGCCGGCTCCAGCTGATCCTTTTGTTCGGCGGGATGGCCGCCGCGGCGGGCGGAATCATGCTCTCGCGCCTGCTGATCGGGGTGACGGGGATCGATCCCACCAGCGGCGGTTTCGCGCGGCTTCTGGCCAGCTTCGACCACTCCCAGGCGCCCCTGTGGCTTCTCTCGGGTATTGGGTCCGCCGTTGCCGTCATCGGGATGCTCCTTTTGGTCGAGCCCTGGCTGGAGCGACATGCGCGTCCGCTCATTCACCTGGGACGGCTCTCGTTCACGATGTATGTCATGCACCTGGTGCTGCTGGCGGTATTCGTGCGGCCCGATCCGCACACCACGGGCGAAGGCATCGCCTTCGCCGCACTTATCAGCGCCTTCTGCATCATCTGCGCCCACCTGTGGGTTCCCGCCCGGGGACAGGGCCCCCTCGAACGGCTTCTGAGGCTCCCCGCGCGCACGGGCCCCAACCCCGCCACCACCTCGTCAGGACACCATGGCTAA
- a CDS encoding cation transporter, with translation MRAGQVWSGSGAARHGILARRIRLLVAATITYNVVEAFVAIGAGTVASSTALIGFGLDSVIEVSSAAAVAWQFAGRDPQARERAALRLIAVAFFALAAFVTVSAVLSLSGAGEPEHSPVGIILAAVSLAVMPFLSLAQRRAGRELGSRSAVADSRQTLLCTYLSGVLLLGLVLNSALGWSWADPVAALVIAAVAVKEGRDAWKGDSCCLPAPLTSTSGDRHAMPHFAPDLASEPSVAQPVELTPGTTADAPTRACCPGNEIRTPAAELRNKH, from the coding sequence ATGCGTGCCGGCCAGGTTTGGTCCGGTTCGGGCGCTGCGCGGCACGGGATCCTTGCCCGCAGAATCCGCCTGCTCGTGGCAGCGACGATCACCTACAACGTGGTCGAGGCCTTCGTCGCCATCGGCGCTGGAACGGTGGCCTCCTCCACCGCCCTGATCGGTTTCGGGCTGGATTCGGTGATTGAGGTCTCGTCGGCAGCCGCGGTCGCCTGGCAGTTCGCCGGCCGCGATCCACAGGCCCGCGAACGGGCGGCATTGCGCCTGATAGCGGTCGCCTTTTTTGCCCTGGCCGCCTTCGTCACCGTCAGTGCGGTCCTGTCGCTGTCCGGTGCCGGTGAGCCGGAGCACTCACCTGTCGGCATCATTTTGGCCGCGGTAAGCCTGGCGGTCATGCCGTTCCTGTCTCTGGCGCAACGGCGGGCAGGCCGGGAACTGGGGTCTCGTTCTGCTGTGGCCGATTCGCGCCAGACCCTTTTGTGCACGTACCTCTCGGGTGTCCTGCTGCTGGGGCTGGTGCTCAACAGCGCCCTGGGCTGGTCCTGGGCCGACCCGGTCGCAGCTCTTGTCATTGCGGCGGTGGCAGTCAAAGAGGGACGGGACGCCTGGAAGGGTGATAGCTGTTGCCTGCCCGCACCGTTGACTTCCACGTCCGGGGACCGGCACGCGATGCCGCACTTCGCGCCCGACCTGGCTTCAGAGCCGTCCGTTGCCCAGCCAGTGGAATTGACCCCGGGGACCACCGCGGACGCCCCGACGCGTGCCTGTTGCCCTGGCAACGAGATCCGGACGCCTGCGGCAGAACTGCGAAATAAGCACTAA
- a CDS encoding gamma-glutamyltransferase: MAAGFLALGALLAGCAGEPLAEKFSAPTEASDTPAPSPSAPAQTLLSQEGIAAGHPEAVKVGLEILEQGGNAADAAIATAFAVSVVEPHASGIGGGGVTLVAEPTKDVAAFDYREVVGTSGKIPASGTGVPGFVDGMATLHETYGSMPWDELLQPAEDLARDGFVITKFLGERMNDGIGSQIVSEHRQFRTKDGSRVLREGETLKQSELAQTIQTIAEGGRDEFYEGSISDELTEVEGLDATTLANYETEKFEPVDGKVGDYTVVTAPPALPGAGLIQMLQQAEGAGIASDAPGSAPYVDKLMAAWSNASDTVTENFGDQRFVDVDLSEVLDRDQNLAIGSKLEERASKDSPAGDIDPGNTTHLSVVDRDGMAVSMTNTITSFWGGTKSDVVGGFFLNNQLSRFESIDSPANRPEPGRKSVTWSNPAMVLDGQGRVVMGIGTPGGQQIPNILASVLVPVLLQDQPIQDAVDGPRFHLQGGTLAVEGKAGKSLKALARANEWKIRETTRSDGVFGSIQALWVDYDTGTLDGATDVRRDGDHGVADTDQ; encoded by the coding sequence ATGGCGGCCGGATTCCTGGCCCTCGGGGCATTGCTGGCAGGGTGCGCCGGTGAGCCGCTGGCGGAGAAGTTCTCTGCCCCCACCGAGGCCAGTGACACTCCGGCCCCTTCCCCGAGCGCGCCGGCGCAGACCCTGTTGTCCCAGGAAGGCATCGCCGCCGGACATCCCGAAGCGGTGAAGGTCGGCCTGGAGATCCTGGAACAGGGCGGCAACGCCGCCGACGCGGCCATCGCCACGGCCTTCGCCGTCTCGGTGGTCGAACCCCATGCCTCCGGGATCGGCGGGGGAGGGGTCACCCTCGTCGCGGAACCGACAAAGGATGTGGCTGCCTTCGACTACCGCGAGGTCGTGGGCACCAGCGGGAAGATCCCCGCCTCCGGAACCGGGGTGCCCGGTTTCGTCGACGGCATGGCGACACTGCATGAAACGTACGGCTCGATGCCGTGGGACGAACTCCTGCAGCCCGCCGAGGATCTTGCCCGCGACGGATTCGTGATCACCAAGTTCCTGGGAGAGCGGATGAACGACGGGATCGGATCGCAGATCGTTTCCGAACACCGCCAGTTCCGCACCAAGGACGGCAGCCGCGTCCTGCGTGAGGGGGAAACCCTCAAGCAATCCGAGCTGGCACAAACCATCCAGACGATTGCAGAGGGAGGACGAGACGAATTCTATGAGGGTTCGATCTCCGATGAGCTGACCGAGGTCGAGGGCCTCGACGCCACCACCCTGGCCAACTACGAGACCGAAAAGTTCGAACCCGTGGACGGGAAGGTCGGCGACTACACGGTGGTGACCGCGCCTCCCGCCCTCCCCGGGGCAGGGCTGATCCAGATGCTCCAGCAGGCCGAGGGTGCCGGTATTGCCTCCGATGCGCCGGGGTCCGCTCCCTACGTGGACAAGCTCATGGCGGCTTGGTCGAACGCGAGCGACACCGTCACGGAGAATTTCGGGGATCAGCGCTTCGTCGACGTGGACCTTTCCGAGGTCCTGGACCGCGACCAGAACCTCGCGATCGGCAGCAAACTCGAGGAAAGGGCCTCGAAGGATTCCCCGGCCGGGGACATCGACCCGGGAAACACCACCCACCTGTCCGTCGTGGATCGGGACGGCATGGCCGTGTCGATGACCAACACGATCACCAGCTTCTGGGGAGGCACCAAGAGCGATGTCGTGGGCGGGTTCTTCCTGAACAACCAGCTCAGCAGGTTCGAAAGCATCGACTCGCCGGCGAATCGCCCGGAACCGGGCCGGAAGTCCGTCACCTGGTCCAACCCCGCCATGGTCCTGGATGGGCAGGGCCGCGTGGTGATGGGAATCGGCACCCCCGGGGGCCAGCAAATCCCCAACATCCTGGCCTCCGTGCTGGTCCCGGTCCTGCTTCAGGACCAGCCCATCCAGGATGCCGTGGACGGGCCACGCTTCCACCTGCAAGGCGGCACCCTGGCCGTGGAAGGGAAGGCCGGCAAGAGCCTGAAGGCCCTGGCACGGGCCAATGAATGGAAAATCCGGGAAACCACCCGATCCGATGGCGTCTTTGGATCGATCCAGGCACTCTGGGTCGACTACGACACCGGGACCCTCGACGGGGCCACCGATGTGCGCCGGGACGGCGACCACGGCGTTGCCGACACCGACCAGTAG
- a CDS encoding MFS transporter, translating into MLAVLRNTVYARLFGAQVIALLGTGLLTIALGLLAFDLAGGDAGIVMGTAMTIKMLAYVGIAPLISALLAHVPRKRLLVSADVVRAAVALCLPFVTEAWQIYALIFLLQSASATFTPAFQALIPSILPEEREYTRALSLSRLAYDLESLVSPMLAAVLLTVLSYHNLFAGTVVGFVGSAVLVAVTRLPVTEPPTSVGFLDRLTGGVRTFWARRELRGLMALNLVVATTTAMVIVNTVVLVKADLERSQADVALMLAANGAGSMVVALGIPWLLDRFCDRRVMFCGAAVLPVALLAGAAVMRWGSGQGQWFALIGIWFLIGAATSTILTPSARLLQRNSDEQTRPGVFAAQFSLSHACFLLTYPLAGTLGAVFGLPATATVLVGIGLLGAVLAFATWRTPPGAEPGWPAATRPAARKGR; encoded by the coding sequence GTGCTCGCCGTTCTCCGCAACACCGTCTACGCCCGGCTCTTTGGAGCCCAGGTCATCGCGCTGCTGGGCACCGGGTTGCTCACTATCGCCCTGGGCCTGCTGGCCTTTGACCTGGCGGGCGGGGATGCCGGGATCGTGATGGGCACGGCCATGACGATCAAGATGCTCGCCTACGTCGGCATTGCGCCTTTGATTAGTGCGCTCCTGGCCCATGTGCCGCGGAAGCGGCTGCTGGTCAGCGCGGACGTCGTCCGTGCCGCCGTGGCCCTGTGCCTGCCGTTTGTCACCGAGGCGTGGCAGATCTATGCGCTGATCTTCCTGCTCCAGTCCGCCTCGGCGACCTTCACCCCGGCGTTCCAGGCGTTGATCCCCTCGATCCTGCCCGAGGAACGCGAATACACCCGCGCGCTTTCGCTCTCCCGGCTCGCGTACGACCTGGAGTCGCTGGTCAGCCCGATGCTGGCGGCGGTGCTGCTGACGGTCTTGAGCTACCACAATCTCTTTGCCGGCACCGTGGTGGGCTTCGTGGGCTCGGCGGTCCTGGTCGCCGTGACCCGGCTACCGGTCACGGAACCGCCGACCAGTGTGGGGTTTCTCGACCGCCTCACCGGCGGTGTGCGCACCTTCTGGGCGCGGCGGGAACTGCGGGGGCTGATGGCCCTGAACCTGGTGGTGGCCACCACCACGGCGATGGTCATCGTCAACACCGTCGTGTTGGTCAAGGCGGACCTTGAACGCTCGCAAGCCGATGTCGCGCTGATGCTGGCCGCGAACGGGGCAGGGTCCATGGTGGTGGCCCTGGGCATTCCCTGGTTGTTGGACCGCTTCTGCGATCGCCGGGTGATGTTCTGCGGGGCCGCCGTCCTGCCCGTGGCACTGCTGGCCGGGGCTGCGGTGATGCGTTGGGGTTCCGGCCAGGGTCAGTGGTTCGCCCTGATCGGGATCTGGTTCCTCATCGGGGCGGCGACCTCCACGATCCTCACCCCGTCCGCGCGCCTGCTGCAGCGCAACAGCGACGAGCAAACCAGGCCCGGGGTCTTCGCGGCGCAGTTCTCCCTCTCACACGCCTGCTTCCTGCTCACCTACCCCCTGGCCGGAACCCTCGGAGCGGTTTTCGGGTTGCCGGCCACGGCCACGGTGCTGGTGGGCATCGGCCTTCTCGGGGCGGTCCTGGCCTTCGCGACCTGGCGCACGCCACCCGGAGCCGAGCCCGGTTGGCCCGCCGCAACCCGCCCCGCCGCCAGAAAAGGCCGCTAA
- a CDS encoding NAD(P)/FAD-dependent oxidoreductase, whose protein sequence is MSSIPATSNGFPVSYDRIEASIGKPAIDASLDGTTYAPYWLRHPDRPAALPSLEGNLTTDLLVVGGGYCGLWTALLAKEENPDREVVLIEGQTVGWAASGRNGGFCEASLVHGESNGEKHLPGENQRLAELGAENLAGIIGTVKKYDIDCDLVESGVLTVATEKHQVQWLKEEAAQDPELVAMDASHVRTHIDSPLFEGGNWDRHGTVLVHPAKLAWGLRRVCLNLGVRIFEHTKGEELISTSTEIRVRTGAGHITARSVALATNAFPSLLKRHRLHTIPVFDYALMTEPLTAAQRQFIGWKENMGLADMNNRFHYSRPTIDEDGGWRLLYGGYDAIYHYGREVKPQYDRHDATFRKLAAHFLGTFPQLEGIKFSHAWGGAIDTCSRFFAFFDTSHSGRVAYCAGFTGLGVGATRFGARVMLDLLSGSKTELTELEMARKKPLPFPPEPAAWLGVKLMTHGLVQADRNEGRRGPFLRAMDAVGMGFDS, encoded by the coding sequence ATGAGCAGCATTCCTGCCACGTCCAACGGCTTCCCCGTCTCCTACGACCGCATCGAGGCGAGCATCGGGAAACCCGCCATCGATGCCTCGCTCGACGGGACCACCTACGCCCCCTATTGGCTGCGGCACCCCGACCGCCCCGCGGCCCTGCCCTCTTTGGAAGGCAACCTGACCACAGACCTGCTCGTGGTTGGCGGCGGTTACTGCGGGCTGTGGACCGCGTTGCTGGCGAAGGAAGAAAACCCCGACCGAGAGGTGGTCCTCATCGAGGGGCAAACCGTGGGTTGGGCGGCCTCGGGGCGCAACGGCGGCTTTTGCGAGGCCTCCCTGGTCCATGGCGAATCCAACGGCGAGAAGCACCTTCCCGGGGAAAACCAGCGGTTGGCCGAGCTCGGGGCCGAAAACCTCGCCGGAATCATTGGCACCGTCAAGAAGTACGACATCGATTGCGACCTCGTGGAAAGCGGCGTGCTGACCGTCGCCACCGAAAAACACCAGGTGCAATGGCTCAAGGAAGAGGCCGCGCAGGACCCTGAACTCGTTGCCATGGACGCATCGCACGTGCGCACCCACATCGATTCCCCGCTCTTTGAAGGCGGGAACTGGGACCGGCACGGCACCGTGCTGGTGCATCCGGCAAAGCTCGCCTGGGGCCTGCGCCGGGTGTGCCTCAATCTGGGCGTCAGGATCTTCGAACACACCAAGGGCGAGGAGCTTATCTCCACCTCCACCGAAATCCGGGTGCGCACCGGCGCCGGTCACATCACCGCTCGAAGCGTGGCCCTGGCAACCAACGCCTTCCCGTCCCTGCTCAAGCGCCACCGTCTGCACACCATCCCCGTCTTTGACTACGCGCTCATGACAGAGCCGCTCACCGCAGCACAGCGCCAGTTCATCGGCTGGAAGGAAAACATGGGCCTGGCGGACATGAACAACCGTTTCCATTACTCCCGCCCCACGATCGACGAGGACGGCGGCTGGCGGCTGCTCTATGGGGGCTACGACGCGATCTACCACTACGGCCGGGAGGTCAAGCCCCAATACGACAGGCACGATGCCACCTTCAGGAAGCTGGCAGCTCACTTCCTGGGCACCTTCCCGCAGCTGGAAGGCATCAAGTTCTCCCATGCCTGGGGCGGGGCCATCGACACTTGCAGCCGCTTCTTCGCCTTCTTTGACACCTCCCACTCCGGCCGCGTCGCGTACTGCGCCGGATTCACCGGTCTGGGCGTGGGCGCCACGCGCTTCGGCGCCAGGGTGATGCTTGATTTGCTCTCGGGTTCCAAGACCGAGCTCACCGAGCTGGAGATGGCCAGGAAGAAGCCGCTGCCTTTCCCGCCGGAACCGGCGGCATGGCTGGGCGTGAAGCTGATGACCCACGGACTGGTCCAGGCTGACCGCAACGAAGGCAGGCGCGGCCCGTTCCTCAGGGCCATGGATGCCGTCGGCATGGGGTTCGACTCGTGA
- a CDS encoding ArsR/SmtB family transcription factor encodes MQTVTHSSVLAQFGYALSDPTRARILLALRDAAAYPSDLAELIGVSRQSLSNHLACLRGCGLVVAVPEGRRMRYELADPRLGDALSNLLGVVLAADPAHCADSAGTGCC; translated from the coding sequence ATGCAGACAGTCACACATTCATCAGTTCTTGCACAGTTCGGGTATGCACTTTCGGATCCCACGCGGGCGAGAATTCTTCTGGCGCTGCGTGACGCTGCGGCGTATCCGAGCGATCTGGCCGAGCTGATCGGCGTGAGCAGGCAGAGCCTGTCGAATCATCTTGCCTGCCTGCGCGGATGCGGCCTCGTTGTCGCGGTCCCTGAAGGGCGGCGGATGCGTTACGAGCTGGCGGACCCGAGACTGGGGGATGCGCTGTCGAACCTCCTCGGTGTTGTTCTTGCGGCGGATCCGGCGCATTGCGCCGACAGCGCCGGGACAGGGTGCTGTTGA